The Ciconia boyciana chromosome 2, ASM3463844v1, whole genome shotgun sequence genome has a segment encoding these proteins:
- the PSMA2 gene encoding proteasome subunit alpha type-2 produces the protein MAERGYSFSLTTFSPSGKLVQIEYALAAVAAGAPSVGIKAANGVVLATEKKQKSILYDERSVHKVEPITKHIGLVYSGMGPDYRVLVHRARKLAQQYYLVYHEPIPTAQLVQRIASVMQEYTQSGGVRPFGVSLLICGWNEGRPYLFQSDPSGAYFAWKATAMGKNYVNGKTFLEKRYNEDLELEDAIHTAILTLKESFEGQMTEDNIEVGICNEAGFRRLTPTEVKDYLAAIA, from the exons ATGGCGGAGCGCGGTTACAGCTTCTCCCTCACTACGTTCAG tcCTTCTGGAAAGCTTGTTCAGATTGAATATGCTTtggctgcagtggctgcagGAGCTCCATCGGTTGGGATTAAAG CTGCAAATGGAGTGGTGTTGGCAACTGAGAAGAAGCAGAAATCCATTCTTTATGATGAAAGGAGTGTCCACAAAGTAGAACCAATTACCAAACATATAGGTTTAGTGTACAGCGGTATGGGTCCAGATTACAG aGTACTTGTGCACAGAGCTCGGAAGCTGGCCCAGCAATATTACTTGGTTTATCATGAGCCCATTCCAACAGCTCAGCTAGTACAGAGAATTGCTTCTGTGATGCAGGAATACACGCAATCTGG TGGTGTTCGTCCGTTTGGTGTATCACTGCTAATATGTGGCTGGAATGAAGGGCGGCCCTATTTATTTCAGTCGGATCCATCT GGAGCTTACTTTGCATGGAAAGCAACAGCAATGGGAAAAAATTACGTCAATGGGAAAACATTCCTTGAGAAAAG ATACAATGAAGATTTGGAGCTTGAAGATGCCATTCATACAGCTATCTTAACACTAAAG gAGAGCTTTGAAGGGCAAATGACAGAGGACAACATTGAAGTTGGTATCTGTAATGAAGCTGGTTTTAGGAGGCTCACTCCAACTGAGGTTAAGGACTACTTGGCTGCAATAGCCTAG
- the MRPL32 gene encoding large ribosomal subunit protein bL32m produces the protein MAALVVVFSPLPRLRGLLQRCWRQLERGLLPGFSGGQSPPWGPALAVQAPAFLPQPVNDANENNEAPSLLDSILWMAAPKKRRTIEVNRCRRRNPNKLIKVKRNIDVCPECGNLKQKHVLCGYCYAKVKAETRLIRMEIHKKEGGPFNAPTVETVVFYDGEKPTEKDEGKRIIERARKRPSWFVQN, from the exons ATGGCGGCTCTGGTGGTGGTTTTCTCTCCGCTGCCGCGGCTTCGCGGTCTCCTTCAgcgctgctggaggcagctggagcGCGGCCTCTTGCCGGGTTTCTCCGGGGGCCAGAGCCCACCCTGGG gacCAGCACTGGCTGTCCAAGCTCCAGCTTTTCTTCCACAACCAGTAAACGACGCTAACGAAAATAATGAGGCGCCAAGCCTGTTAGATAGCATCTTGTGGATGGCGGCTCCAAAGAAAAGGCGCACCATTGAAGTGAACCGCTGCAGGCGAAGAAATCCCAATAAGCTTATAAAAGTAAAG AGGAACATAGATGTTTGTCCTGAGTGTGGAAACTTGAAACAGAAACACGTCCTTTGTGGCTATTGTTATGCAAAGGTCAAAGCAGAAACTCGACTGATACGGATGGAAATacacaaaaaggaaggaggaCCATTTAATGCTCCAACTGTAGAAACTGTCGTCTTTTATGATGGAGAAAAGCctacagaaaaagatgaaggCAAGCGGATCATTGAAAGAGCCAGGAAGCGTCCATCTTGGTTTGTTCAAAACTGA